In the Gossypium arboreum isolate Shixiya-1 chromosome 10, ASM2569848v2, whole genome shotgun sequence genome, one interval contains:
- the LOC108488228 gene encoding uncharacterized protein LOC108488228: MAGLLEIHDKDGHPEHKLKLERSEVPFICGGCKELGFGLRYQCPNMNCNYILHDECGFGLQYRRPPTQKFFKKCDFQFHQQNPLLGTRICNICALDIQGFLYQCSHGDIDLHPHCANLSLTITLPDSNEVIELRENTKSRCLKCQRKERASGKVQGLSYVSSDGKLCYHVACLKEACLDNWKRGYFQLDVLANEENKILALQNLAPNQVVRPSEGQSSNAMKGIKLLITFLKLVVSAILGEPFTLVSTLFQISQN; this comes from the coding sequence ATGGCAGGATTGCTAGAGATACATGATAAAGATGGTCACCCAGAGCATAAGCTTAAGCTGGAGAGGAGTGAAGTTCCTTTCATTTGTGGTGGGTGCAAAGAGCTAGGATTTGGGCTTCGCTACCAATGTCCCAACATGAATTGCAATTACATACTTCATGACGAATGCGGATTTGGGCTTCAATACCGACGTCCCCCGACTcagaaatttttcaaaaaatgcgACTTCCAATTTCACCAACAGAATCCATTACTAGGAACAAGAATTTGCAACATTTGTGCCTTGGACATACAAGGATTCTTGTACCAATGCTCCCATGGAGATATTGATTTACATCCCCATTGCGCGAACCTTTCTTTGACCATTACCCTTCCGGATTCCAACGAAGTAATCGAACTTCGCGAAAATACCAAATCAAGATGCTTGAAATGTCAAAGAAAGGAAAGAGCATCAGGCAAAGTCCAGGGTTTGTCCTATGTTTCCTCAGATGGTAAGCTATGTTACCATGTGGCGTGTCTGAAAGAAGCATGTCTTGACAATTGGAAAAGGGGTTATTTTCAACTTGATGTTCTCGCTAATGAGGAAAATAAAATCCTTGCACTGCAAAATCTTGCTCCAAACCAAGTGGTTCGCCCAAGTGAAGGACAAAGCTCGAATGCAATGAAGGGTATCAAATTGTTGATCACATTTCTCAAGTTGGTCGTTTCTGCTATACTTGGAGAGCCATTTACTTTAGTTTCCACTTTATTTCAAATTTCTCAGAACTAG